The sequence below is a genomic window from Lentimicrobium saccharophilum.
ATTCGACCGTTCAGCGATAGTTCTTGATTCAGCAATGTATTATGCCAGGGAAATAAAATCGCTTTCGCGGATGGCCAAAGTGCTGGAAGCATATTCCTATTACTATGGTAAAACAGGAAATTACCCAAAAGCATGGAAGACGATGCTGACCCTGGATTCAATCAAGGACAGCCTGTATTCCGAAGACATGAGACAAAATATTGCCGAAATGAAGGCTAAATATGAGATTGATAAAAGTGAGCATGAAATAGAGTTTCTCAATCAGCAGAACGAAATGAAGAACCTTCAGTTGCAAACCGCACGCATCAGGCAAAGGAACAGCCTGCTGATTGCAGGGTTTATTCTGCTGGGCGTACTTTCCGGAATGGCTTTCTGGCTGGTAAAAAGCAGGTATAAAACCAAAATGCGGCTCGAACATGAAAAGCGGCTCATACAGAAAGAAGCCTTTTCTGCAATCGTAAATGCAGAGGAGAACGAACGAAAACGCATTGCCATGGAGTTGCATGACGGACTTGGTCAACTGCTTTCTGCGGCAAAATTAAATATATCGGTGCTTGAAGATACAAATTCGGAGGAAGACCGTCTGGCGGTTGATAATGCCGAAAACCTTATCGATCAGGCGATCGCTGACCTCAGGAATATCTCGCACAACCTGATGCCATCGGCCCTGATCCGGCTTGGCCTGATTCCTGCCATCCATGATATGGCCGATAAAATCAACTCAGGCAGGCAGGTAGTTGTTAAGATTACCTCAGAAGGGTTTGAAAGCCGGCTGCCCGGTAATCTTGAAATAGCCATTTACCGGGTTATTCAGGAATCGGTCAATAATATTCTGAAACATGCCGGAGCCGGAAATATATTTATCGACCTCAGATACGGAGGAGAAAGCCTTGATCTCAGTATTGAAGATGACGGCAAAGGGATGCCGGAACCTTCCACCTCAAATTCCGGGAAAGGCATAGGTTGGGACGACATACGCAGCAGGGTCTCCCTGTTCAACGGCCGGATGAACCTATACTCTGAACCGGGTAAAGGTACCCGTCTGAATATAAACTTTACAAAATCAGCATTATGAACGGGGAAGAAAACAAAATATATAACGTGCTGATCGCCGACGACCACCAGATGTTTGTGGATGGACTGAAAGCATTGCTCAGAAAAGAAAAAAACATTCAGATCGCGGGAGAAGTAAGTAACGGTAC
It includes:
- a CDS encoding tetratricopeptide repeat-containing sensor histidine kinase, yielding MKQKFLILFACLILLAVSASGQQKITDSLERAIRTGAVKDTNRINALNRLAITYWYNNSERALNLSREAVRLSTEIGFNRGLAVACNILGVSFDIISEFDSALYYYEKAAHLSRKTGYNVILASALNNMGMVYQSRGDYKKAISVYLDALRIFEKLKDRKGIGNAYNNIGLVYFDLQQYRQALDYHNKALSIREKTGDKYGIGASLTNLGLAWSNLKDDDKALKYYERSLKIKEEIGDKYGLAILLNNMAIIYQDKNKLDDALIMYTKSENYHRQIGDLHGLIYTFINTATVLNRLGKFDRSAIVLDSAMYYAREIKSLSRMAKVLEAYSYYYGKTGNYPKAWKTMLTLDSIKDSLYSEDMRQNIAEMKAKYEIDKSEHEIEFLNQQNEMKNLQLQTARIRQRNSLLIAGFILLGVLSGMAFWLVKSRYKTKMRLEHEKRLIQKEAFSAIVNAEENERKRIAMELHDGLGQLLSAAKLNISVLEDTNSEEDRLAVDNAENLIDQAIADLRNISHNLMPSALIRLGLIPAIHDMADKINSGRQVVVKITSEGFESRLPGNLEIAIYRVIQESVNNILKHAGAGNIFIDLRYGGESLDLSIEDDGKGMPEPSTSNSGKGIGWDDIRSRVSLFNGRMNLYSEPGKGTRLNINFTKSAL